Proteins encoded in a region of the Paenibacillus pedocola genome:
- a CDS encoding phytoene desaturase family protein — MIGKSAAKVAVVGAGPGGLAAAMLLAAEGYEVEVYEKQEVVGGRSGELRLGKYRFDRGATFLMMPHLLEELFASAGRSLHSYVSLQELDPLYSLHFGDTVFRPSTNQDQTAEEIERLFPGNGAGYRRFMADEDDKFGRVMPLLQRPFQSPRDYVKKDVLHALPMLHATDTVYNRLSRYFDDERLRYAFTFQAKYLGMSPWECPGTFTILSYLEHRYGLYHPIGGINRVLQAMGEVISEHGGRIHTSCGVERILVKNGHAAGLRLENGERVEADYIVIGADFGSAMTRLFEPGVLKRYTPAKLERKRYSCSTAMLYLGVDGAVDLGHHSVHFAEDYRRNVDEITRLGTLSEDPSIYVHNPSVIDPTLAPAGKSSLYVLMPVPNLQAGIDWNQESSIVEEEMMERLERIPQLRGLSSRVEESQFFSPLDWQNKLDVYNGATFNLAHNLGQMMYLRPHNTFQEVRGIWLVGGGTHPGSGLPTIFESAKISARLLQEHDRAARSKAVVQTGVAGTGAAL, encoded by the coding sequence ATGATTGGAAAAAGCGCCGCAAAGGTTGCTGTAGTCGGTGCAGGCCCCGGAGGTTTAGCCGCGGCTATGCTTCTGGCTGCCGAGGGCTACGAGGTAGAGGTTTATGAGAAGCAGGAGGTCGTTGGCGGAAGGTCGGGAGAACTCCGGCTGGGGAAATACCGCTTTGACCGCGGGGCTACCTTTCTGATGATGCCGCATCTGCTGGAGGAGCTGTTCGCTTCAGCGGGGCGCTCCCTGCATTCCTATGTATCTCTGCAAGAGCTGGATCCGCTCTACTCCCTGCATTTCGGAGATACCGTATTCCGGCCCTCGACGAACCAGGACCAGACTGCGGAGGAGATTGAGCGGCTGTTCCCGGGGAATGGGGCAGGCTACCGCCGGTTTATGGCTGATGAAGACGATAAATTCGGCAGAGTGATGCCGCTGCTGCAGCGTCCCTTTCAATCCCCCCGCGATTATGTGAAAAAAGATGTGCTGCACGCGCTCCCTATGCTTCATGCCACAGATACGGTGTATAACCGGTTATCCCGGTATTTTGATGATGAGCGGCTGCGCTATGCCTTTACCTTCCAGGCCAAATACCTCGGCATGTCACCATGGGAATGCCCCGGAACCTTTACCATATTGTCTTATCTGGAGCACCGCTACGGCCTTTATCATCCGATTGGCGGCATTAACCGGGTACTTCAGGCTATGGGGGAGGTCATTTCGGAGCATGGCGGCCGTATTCATACTTCCTGCGGTGTAGAGCGCATCTTGGTCAAGAACGGCCATGCAGCGGGGCTGCGGCTGGAGAACGGAGAGAGAGTGGAAGCGGATTATATCGTCATCGGGGCAGACTTCGGTTCGGCAATGACCCGGCTGTTCGAGCCGGGCGTACTCAAGAGATACACACCTGCCAAGCTGGAGCGTAAGCGTTACTCCTGCTCGACGGCGATGCTGTATCTGGGGGTGGACGGTGCTGTAGACCTTGGACATCATTCTGTTCATTTCGCGGAGGATTACCGGAGAAATGTAGATGAAATTACACGGCTTGGCACGTTGTCGGAGGATCCTTCGATTTATGTGCATAACCCTTCGGTTATAGATCCTACCCTGGCTCCTGCAGGGAAATCCTCGCTGTACGTGCTGATGCCGGTCCCCAATCTTCAGGCCGGGATTGACTGGAACCAGGAGAGCTCCATCGTTGAGGAGGAGATGATGGAACGGCTGGAGCGTATTCCGCAGCTTAGGGGATTGTCCTCCAGAGTGGAGGAGAGCCAGTTCTTCTCGCCGCTTGATTGGCAGAACAAACTGGACGTATATAACGGGGCTACCTTTAATCTGGCCCATAACCTCGGGCAGATGATGTATCTGCGCCCGCATAATACCTTCCAGGAGGTCCGCGGCATTTGGCTGGTCGGCGGCGGCACCCATCCGGGCAGCGGGCTGCCGACGATCTTCGAGTCGGCTAAGATCAGTGCGCGCCTGCTGCAGGAGCATGACCGCGCAGCCCGCAGTAAAGCCGTAGTCCAGACAGGCGTTGCCGGCACGGGAGCTGCGCTGTGA
- a CDS encoding MerR family transcriptional regulator, producing MYSIKQVVEMLDIPSVTLRAWENRYQAVTPERTESGYRLYSQENIEDLRWLKEQTEKQGISISHAVRLLRARKEKPIEDLHAGAGGTPQEAFEKMKQQIYTALLEFQGERANALIDFGFSMYGYEAMFHQVLVPVLVRVGDAWEEGTATVAQEHYMTHMVSNRFYQFFHVFPVHAHLPKVLAFCPEGEHHQVGLLLFSLFLRKNGAEVIYLGANTPEEGVMSMLENQNRIGAICLSLTGKELLPYCEGLIKRLSEACPGVRFILGGKGFEGAEFSSPEAVAIINEPAERWQDWFDYLFTGIKSRP from the coding sequence GTGTACTCTATCAAACAGGTCGTCGAAATGCTGGATATTCCGTCTGTCACGCTGAGGGCCTGGGAAAACAGATATCAGGCAGTTACCCCTGAACGGACCGAATCCGGCTACAGGCTGTATAGCCAGGAGAACATCGAAGATCTGCGCTGGCTGAAGGAGCAGACCGAGAAGCAGGGCATCAGCATCTCGCATGCGGTCCGGCTGCTGAGAGCCCGCAAAGAGAAGCCTATAGAGGACCTCCATGCAGGAGCTGGCGGAACGCCCCAGGAAGCTTTTGAGAAGATGAAGCAGCAGATTTACACGGCTCTGCTCGAATTCCAGGGGGAACGGGCGAATGCGCTGATTGACTTTGGCTTCTCGATGTACGGGTATGAGGCGATGTTTCATCAGGTGCTCGTACCGGTGCTGGTCAGGGTGGGTGATGCCTGGGAAGAGGGTACGGCAACAGTAGCACAGGAGCATTATATGACCCACATGGTCTCAAACCGCTTTTATCAATTCTTCCATGTGTTTCCGGTCCATGCCCATTTACCGAAGGTATTGGCTTTTTGCCCGGAGGGGGAGCATCATCAGGTAGGACTGCTGCTGTTCTCGCTTTTCCTGCGGAAGAACGGGGCTGAGGTCATTTATCTGGGGGCCAATACGCCGGAAGAAGGGGTCATGTCGATGCTGGAAAATCAGAACCGGATCGGGGCGATTTGCCTGTCGCTTACTGGCAAGGAACTGCTTCCCTACTGCGAGGGTCTCATTAAACGTTTGAGCGAAGCCTGCCCGGGGGTGCGGTTTATTCTGGGAGGCAAAGGCTTTGAGGGGGCTGAGTTCTCCTCTCCGGAAGCCGTTGCTATTATAAATGAGCCTGCGGAGCGCTGGCAGGACTGGTTTGATTATTTGTTTACCGGAATAAAGAGCAGGCCCTGA